The Starkeya sp. ORNL1 DNA window CATCTTCTTCGGCTCGGTGAGCGGTGCCTGCCCGTTCATCGCCCAGAACGCCACCTCGGGATGGCATTCGCAGACCACCTCCTGCAATTCCGGCCGCGCGCGCAGCAGCCGATCGATCTCGACGATCTTCGGGAAGATGTGGAAACCCTGTTTCGCTACCGCCTTGCCGGCATCCGACGTCTCGCGGGCGATGGCGCAAGCGTGCCGGTAGCGTTCTTCGAGGGGGATCGCTTCGTCGACGCCGGCATAGACCGCGGCGCGCGAGGGGATGGAGAATACGCTCGATTGCCGCCCGCCGAGGCGCGGGCGCACCAGCCGCTCCGGCGCGCGGCCCTTCGGCCCGGTGAAATCCGGCAGGCCGATCGGCATGTCCACCGCGACGACCGAGGGCGCATCCGGCCGGTCGAGCAACTCGACGAGACGGATGACACGGATGGTCAGCACGGTGCGGGCGATCTTGCCCTCGATCTCGCGCACCACCGCGACCCAGCCTCCGGGACAGCCATCGACCCCGGCGATGCGCATCAGATGATGTTCAGTTCGCGATAGGGGCGGCCCGCCATGATCCGCTCATAGCCGAACACGTCGAGGTCCAGCGAGATGGAGCGGCCATGCACGAGCCATTCGGCGACAGCTCGGCCGGCCGCTGGTGCCTGCTGGAGGCCATGGCCGGAGAAGCCGTTGATGAAATAGAGGTTCGATACCTCCGGATGCGGGCCGATGACGGCGTTGTGGTCGAGGAGGTTCATCTCGTAGTGCCCGGCCCAGGCGCGGACCGGCTTCAATTCCTCCATCGCCGGGATGCGGTGGGCGAGCGCGGGCCAGATGATCTCCTCGAACACGCTCCAATCCACTTCAAAGTCGTCGCCGGGATTGGTGTCGAGCTCCTCCGGCGGCGGGGCGCCGCAAATCTGGTAGGCGCCTTCCGGGCGGATATAGAAGCCGCTGGGATCGACCAGCAGCGGCAGGCCTGTGATCGGGGTGCGGCAATGCACGACGAAGACGCACCGCTTGCGACCTTCCACCGGCAAGGGAATGCCCGCCAGGGCCGCCACGCGCCCCGCCTGCGGGCCGGCCGCATTCACCAGTGCCCCACAGCCGAGGCGGCGCCCATCGGCCAGCGTGACCGCGCTGACGCGGTTATTCGTGCGCTCGATGCCCGTTACCTCGCCGGTGAGGAGATGCGCACCCTGCAGCTTCGCCATGCGCCGCACGCCGGCAAGCAAAGCGTGGGCGTCGAACCAGCCTTCACCGGTGACCCCGAAGGCACCCAGCGCGATGTCCTCGACATTCAGCCAGGGAAAGCGCGCCTGCAGCCCCTGCGGGTCGAGCAAGGCAATGTCGGCACCTTCCGCCTGCTGCACGGCATGGTTGGCTCGCAACACCGGCACGCCGGCCTCGCTCGCCAGAATGAGATAGCCGCCCTCGCGCCAGCCGAGCTCGATCTCCGGCCCGAACCGCTCCTTCGCGCCGTGCAGGAATTCCAGCCCGAAGCGCGACATGCGGATGTTCTCGGGGATCGAGAATTGCTGGCGGATCGAGGCGGCGGAGAGCGTGGTGGAGGAAAAGGCGAAGCTCGGATCGCGCTCGATCACCGCGACCTTGCCGTGAAAGGCGGGATCGAGCGTGAGGAAATAGGCCGCCATGGCGCCCATGATGGCGCCGCCGATGATGACAACGTCGTAAGTCTCGTCGATTCCACTCACATCGCCGCTCATGTCGTCGTTCCGTCTCCGGCTGGCCCAGCGTCCCGCCGCCGGATAGTCTCCAAACCCCGATTTGCCAACTTAGCCGAGAGACTGATGCATTCCGATATCCGACCCCGCCGCAGCGTGCTGTTCATGCCCGGCTCGAATGCCCGTGCGCTGGAAAAGGCCCGCACGCTGCCGGCCGATGCCATCGTCATCGACCTCGAGGACGCAGTGGCGCCCGACGCCAAGGCCGGTGCGCGCACGCAGGCCGTGGAAGCGATAAAGGCTGGCGGCTTCGGCCCGCGCGAGGTGGTGCTGCGCGCCAATGCGCCGGATACGCCCTGGTTCGAGGCTGATCTGGCCGCCGCGGCTGAGGCGAGGGTGGATGCGGTGGCGGTGCCGAAGATCTCCGATCCCGAGACCCTGCTGGTGATCGGCCGGCGGCTCGACGCGCTGGGCGCGCCGCGCTCGGTGAAGGTGTGGGCGATGATCGAGACCCCGCTCGCGGTGCTGCGCGCCGACCGGATCGCGCTGGCGGCGCGCGATCCCGTCACCCGGTTCGCGGTGCTGATGATGGGCACCAATGACCTTTCCAAGGAGACCGGCGCGCGCATCGTGCCGGGGCGGGCGCCGATGCTCTCCTGGCTGTCGACCTGCGTCCTGGCGGCCAAGGCGGCGGGGATCGGCATATTGGACGCGGTGTGGAATGATTTCCGCGATCTCGACGGCTTTGCCGCGGAATGCGCGCAGGCCGCCGACCTCGGCTTCGACGGCAAGACGCTGATCCATCCCAGCCAGATCGCCCCGGCCAATGCCGCCTTCACGCCGCCGGCCGGCGAAGTGGACGAGGCGCGGCGGGTCATCGAATTGTTCGCCCGCCCGGAGAATGCCGGCATCGGCGTGCTCCAGGTGGAGGGGCGGATGTATGAGCGCATGCATGCCGACATCGCCCGCAAGACGGTGGCGCTGGCCGATGCCATCGCCGCGCGGTCGTAAATTCAACAGTGTCGTCCTCCCGCGTCGCAGGTGCGAGCCGGGATTGCAAGACCATCTGGCATGCGATCCCGGCTCTCCGCTTCGCTCCGGCCGGGATGACGGCGAACCTCAAGCAGGAAATCCCCATGAAGCTTTATCGCTACCTCACCGGCCCCGACGACGTGGCCTTCTGCAGGCGCGTCTCCGCAGCCTTGAACAGGGGCTGGCAGCTGCAGGGCGCGCCGACCCTGACCTTCGATCCGGTCAAGGGACGGGTCATTTGCGGGCAAGCCATCACCAAGGAAGTCGAGGGCGAATGGTCCGAGGATGTGGTGCTCTCCGACCATTGAGACGCCCCCGGATACCGTAGGGAAGCCCCGATCCGGGCCGGCGCCGGGTGCGCGAACTTTTCCCCGCGGCCCGAACCGCGTGGACGTGCAAATCGCTGTCGCAAGAAAGCGTTGCGCCCCGCAACATATTGGTAAGTCAGCATTTCTTTCCTAAGCCGACGAAGTTGTCCCCAGCGTCGTCTCTCCGTCATTTTTCTTGAGATCGGGTGTTGACAGGGAAGGCCCGCGCCCCCTATAAACCGCCACATCGACGGGGCGCCGCCGCACGGCTGGCTGGCGCTCCTCTGAAGGTCCTCTTCGACGATGATGGCTGAAACGCCCGGCAGTCGCCGGTGTGAAGCCTTGTCGGTGGCCCAAGGGTGTGAGCCCAAGGGTGAGGGGCTTTGGTCCTGGCGCTGATCCTGATGGATCGGGGCTTGAAGTTTCGAGGTGCGAACCTCATTTGAAGTGCTTCGGCATTTCGTGGAGCCTTCGGGTTTCGGCTGTTTGACAGGTTAATAGGAAGAAAGAGAAACGTGGACGGCGGAGTCCTTGCGGATATCCGGGTCGGGTAACTGGCCTGGATGTCGATGAGACTTCGGCGGTCTTACGTTCTCGGAACCGCGCGACCCTGTGAAGGGTGCGTGATGTTCCAACCTCGTCAAGAGGTTTGAGCGTAGCGACTAAATTTAGCCGATCAAAAATCTCATTCAACTTGAGAGTTTGATCCTGGCTCAGAGCGAACGCTGGCGGCAGGCTTAACACATGCAAGTCGAGCGCCCCGCAAGGGGAGCGGCAGACGGGTGAGTAACACGTGGGGATCTGCCCAATGGTACGGAATAGCTCCGGGAAACTGGAATTAATACCGTATGTGCCCGCAAGGGGAAAGATTTATCGCCATTGGATGAACCCGCGTCGGATTAGCTAGTTGGTGGGGTAAAAGCCCACCAAGGCGACGATCCGTAGCTGGTCTGAGAGGATGATCAGCCACACTGGGACTGAGACACGGCCCAGACTCCTACGGGAGGCAGCAGTGGGGAATATTGGACAATGGGCGCAAGCCTGATCCAGCCATGCCGCGTGAGTGATGAAGGCCTTAGGGTTGTAAAGCTCTTTCGCCGACGAAGATAATGACGGTAGTCGGAGAAGAAGCCCCGGCTAACTTCGTGCCAGCAGCCGCGGTAATACGAAGGGGGCTAGCGTTGCTCGGAATCACTGGGCGTAAAGCGCACGTAGGCGGATTGTTAAGTCAGGGGTGAAAGCCTGGAGCTCAACTCCAGAACTGCCCTTGATACTGGCAATCTCGAGTCCGGAAGAGGTAAGTGGAACTCCGAGTGTAGAGGTGAAATTCGTAGATATTCGGAAGAACACCAGTGGCGAAGGCGGCTTACTGGTCCGGTACTGACGCTGAGGTGCGAAAGCGTGGGGAGCAAACAGGATTAGATACCCTGGTAGTCCACGCCGTAAACGATGGAGGCTAGCCGTTGGCAAGCATGCTTGTCAGTGGCGCAGCTAACGCATTAAGCCTCCCGCCTGGGGAGTACGGTCGCAAGATTAAAACTCAAAGGAATTGACGGGGGCCCGCACAAGCGGTGGAGCATGTGGTTTAATTCGAAGCAACGCGCAGAACCTTACCAGCCTTTGACATGTCCCGGAATTGGACCAGAGATGGACCAAGCTCTTCGGAGCCGGGAACACAGGTGCTGCATGGCTGTCGTCAGCTCGTGTCGTGAGATGTTGGGTTAAGTCCCGCAACGAGCGCAACCCTCGCCCTTAGTTGCCATCATTAAGTTGGGCACTCTAGGGGGACTGCCGGTGATAAGCCGAGAGGAAGGTGGGGATGACGTCAAGTCCTCATGGCCCTTACGGGCTGGGCTACACACGTGCTACAATGGCGGTGACAGTGGGATGCAAACTCGCGAGGGTGAGCAAATCTCCAAAAGCCGTCTCAGTTCGGATTGCACTCTGCAACTCGAGTGCATGAAGTTGGAATCGCTAGTAATCGTGGATCAGCATGCCACGGTGAATACGTTCCCGGGCCTTGTACACACCGCCCGTCACACCATGGGAGTTGGCTTTACCCGAAGGCGCTGCGCTAACCCGCAAGGGAGGCAGGCGACCACGGTAGGGTCAGCGACTGGGGTGAAGTCGTAACAAGGTAGCCGTAGGGGAACCTGCGGCTGGATCACCTCCTTTCTAAGGATGATCCTTCAGTAATCATCCACCCGGATGGTTCTATCGGATCTCTTAGATCATAGCTCACAGTCAGTGAGCATATTGCGGGACACCGCCGTCTTCGTTTCTCTTTCTTCATGGACGAGCCCAGGCCACTGGGCCGGGTGGGATGTCGCTTCGGCGTCATGCACCTGGCTCATACTGCTGGCTTGGGGCCTGTAGCTCAGGTGGTTAGAGCGCACCCCTGATAAGGGTGAGGTCGGACGTTCGAGTCGTCCCAGGCCCACCACTTATAGCGGTGCGGATGACCGTTTCGCTGCTCTCTGGGGCCATAGCTCAGTTGGGAGAGCGCGTGCTTTGCAAGCATGAGGTCGTCGGTTCGATCCCGTCTGGCTCCACCAGCCGCCTTCGAGGCGCGGTGTGATGCCGGGATCACTCAATCTCTCGTCCATGGGAAACCTGAATTCGCACATCCTGCCGGCGCAAGCGGGGATGGTGCGTGTTGTCTGACATCGTGAAAAAGCATTCATTCGATCGGCTGAAAGGCGGATCGGGACCTTTGGCCTTCGGGCTATCGGGATCCGGTCGGCGGAGCGTGACCGCGCCGTCATCGAATGACATGCGAAGCAAGCTGGTCTTTTAGAATAGCTTTGATGCCGTGATGCGGGTCTCTCAAAACCGCGTCGCCCCTGCAGGTTCCGCGAAGGTTGCACACCTTGGCGATACTGCCTGCATGTTCCAAGAATTGGGGTGGGCATCGAAGATGAGAACGATCAAGTGTCTTAAGGGCATTCGGTGGATGCCTTGGCGCTGAGAGGCGATGAAGGACGTGGTACGCTGCGATAAGTCTCGGGGAGCTGCGAACAAGCTTTGATCCGAGAATTTCCGAATGGGGAAACCCACCTTCGATGACTGGAACTCCGAGGCCTTGTGCTTCGGGGGCAACCCTGATGCCGCGAGGCTTAGGAATTCCAGTTATCACATGAAGGTATCAAGCCCTGAATACATAGGGGTTTGAAGCGAACCCGGGGAACTGAAACATCTAAGTACCCGGAGGAAAGGACATCAACAGAGACTCCGTTAGTAGTGGCGAGCGAACGCGGACCAGGCCAGTGGCGAATGTGCGACAAGCGGAACCGATCAGGAAAGTCGGGCCTTAGTGGGTGATAGCCCCGTACGCGTAATGCAATCATTCGTCCTCGAGTAAGGCGGGACACGTGAAATCCTGTCTGAACATGGGGGGACCACCCTCCAAGCCTAAGTACTCCTCAGCGACCGATAGCGAACCAGTACCGTGAGGGAAAGGTGAAAAGCACCCCGACAAGGGGAGTGAAACAGTTCCTGAAACCGGATGCCTACAAACAGTGGGAGCCCGCAAGGGTGACCGCGTACCTTTTGTATAATGGGTCAGCGACTTAGTCTGGCGAGCAAGCTTAAGCCGATAGGCGTAGGCGCAGCGAAAGCGAGTCTGAACAGGGCGTTCAGTTCGTCGGATTAGACCCGAAGCCGGGTGATCTAGCCATGAGCAGGCTGAAGGTGGGGTAACACCCACTGGAGGGCCGAACCGGTGCCTGTTGAAAAAGTCTCGGATGACTTGTGGCTAGGGGTGAAAGGCCAACCAAACTCGGAAATAGCTGGTTCTCCGCGAAAACTATTTAGGTAGTGCCTCGCGTGAATACTCCAGGGGGTAGAGCACTGGATGGGCTAGGGGGACTTACCGTCTTACCAAACCTAACCAAACTCCGAATACCTGGAAGTACTGCGCGGGAGACAGACGGCGGGTGCTAACGTCCGTCGTCGAGAGGGAAACAACCCTGACCTACAGCTAAGGCCCCCAAGTCGTGGCTAAGTGTGAAAGGATGTGAGAATCCGAAAACAACCAGGAGGTTGGCTTAGAAGCAGCCATCCTTTAAAGAAAGCGTAACAGCTCACTGGTCTAGGGTTCTTGCGCCGAAAATGTATCGGGGCTCAAGCCACGCGCCGAAGCTTAGGGTTCATCTTCGGATGAGCGGTAGCGGAGCGTTCCGTAAGCCTGCGAAGGCGGACCCGTGAGGGCCGCTGGAGGTATCGGAAGTGCGAATGCTGACATGAGTAACGACAAACAGTGTGAGAGACACTGTCGCCGAAAGTCCAAGGGTTCCTGCGTAAAGCTAATCTGCGCAGGGTTAGCCGGCCCCTAAGGCGAGGCCGAAAGGCGTAGTCGATGGGAATCAGGTGAATATTCCTGAGCCTGTGGGTAGTGACGAATTCCGTAAGTTGTCAGGCGAACTGGTTCTGCCCTGGCAGCGAAGGAGTTCCAGGAAATAGCTCCCACATTAAGACCGTACCCGAAACCGACACAGGTGGACTGGTAGAGTATACCAAGGCGCTTGAGAGAACTATGCTGAAGGAACTCGGCAATTTACCTCCGTAACTTCGGGATAAGGAGGCCTTCCGTTCGCGCAAGCGGGCGGGAGGGGCACAGACCAGGGGGTGGCAACTGTTTAGCAAAAACACAGGGCTCTGCGAAATCGCAAGATGACGTATAGGGTCTGACGCCTGCCCGGTGCCGGAAGGTTAAGAGGAGAGGTGCAAGCTTTGAATCGAAGCCCCGGTAAACGGCGGCCGTAACTATAACGGTCCTAAGGTAGCGAAATTCCTTGTCGGGTAAGTTCCGACCTGCACGAATGGCGTAATGACTTCCCCGCTGTCTCCAGCATAGACTCAGTGAAATTGAATTCCCCGTGAAGATGCGGGGTTCCTGCGGTCAGACGGAAAGACCCCGTGCACCTTTACTGCAACTTTGCACTGGCATTCGTGTCGGTATGTGTAGGATAGGTGGTAGACTTTGAAGCGAGGGCGCCAGCTCTCGTGGAGTCACCCTTGAAATACCACCCTTATAGATATGGATGTCTAACCGCGACCCGTTATCCGGGTCCGGGACATTGCATGGTGGGCAGTTTGACTGGGGCGGTCGCCTCCCAAAGAGTAACGGAGGCGCGCGATGGTGGGCTCAGAGCGGTCGGAAATCGCTCGCTGAGTGCAATGGCATAAGCCCGCCTGACTGCGAGACTGACAAGTCGAGCAGAGTCGAAAGACGGCCATAGTGATCCGGTGGTCCCTCGTGGACGGGCCATCGCTCAACGAATAAAAGGTACGCCGGGGATAACAGGCTGATGATGCCCAAGAGTCCATATCGACGGCATCGTTTGGCACCTCGATGTCGGCTCATCACATCCTGGGGCTGGAGCAGGTCCCAAGGGTTCGGCTGTTCGCCGATTAAAGTGGTACGTGAGCTGGGTTCAGAACGTCGTGAGACAGTTCGGTCCCTATCTGCCGTGGGTGTAGGAATATTGAGAGGATTTGTCCCTAGTACGAGAGGACCGGGATGAACGTACCTCTGGTGGAGCTGTTGTGGCGCCAGCCGCAGTGCAGCGTAGCTATGTACGGACGGGATAACCGCTGAAAGCATCTAAGCGGGAAACCCACCTCGAAACGAGTATTCCCTTGAGAGCCGTGGAAGACGACCACGTTGATAGGCCGGGTGTGTAAGTGCGGCAACGTATTTAGCTTACCGGTACTAATCGCTCGATTGGCTTGATCGTTCTCATCCTCGATGTCCACCAATGTGGATCGAGCAAAAGACCAGACAAAACGCTTCGCATGATTGCTGTCCTTCGCCGGCCTGGTGGCCATTGCGAGGAGCCTGAACCCGATCCCATCCCGAACTCGGCCGTTAAACTCCTCAGCGCCGATGGTACTATGTCTCAAGACCTGGGAGAGTAGGTCGCTGCCAGGCCTGCGAAGGACAGAAATACGCTTTACACGATGAAACCAACGAAAACCCCGCCTCGGGATAAATCCCCCGAGGCGGGGTTTTCGTTTGCGCCCCATACATGCTCAAATACCCGTGCACG harbors:
- a CDS encoding DUF429 domain-containing protein, with protein sequence MRIAGVDGCPGGWVAVVREIEGKIARTVLTIRVIRLVELLDRPDAPSVVAVDMPIGLPDFTGPKGRAPERLVRPRLGGRQSSVFSIPSRAAVYAGVDEAIPLEERYRHACAIARETSDAGKAVAKQGFHIFPKIVEIDRLLRARPELQEVVCECHPEVAFWAMNGQAPLTEPKKMKGATYPAGLALRRRLLETYGFEPDIMAAERARTLRVGADDLIDACAAAWTAARIARGNALTFPHPPERDAYGLPVAIWA
- a CDS encoding FAD-binding oxidoreductase codes for the protein MSGDVSGIDETYDVVIIGGAIMGAMAAYFLTLDPAFHGKVAVIERDPSFAFSSTTLSAASIRQQFSIPENIRMSRFGLEFLHGAKERFGPEIELGWREGGYLILASEAGVPVLRANHAVQQAEGADIALLDPQGLQARFPWLNVEDIALGAFGVTGEGWFDAHALLAGVRRMAKLQGAHLLTGEVTGIERTNNRVSAVTLADGRRLGCGALVNAAGPQAGRVAALAGIPLPVEGRKRCVFVVHCRTPITGLPLLVDPSGFYIRPEGAYQICGAPPPEELDTNPGDDFEVDWSVFEEIIWPALAHRIPAMEELKPVRAWAGHYEMNLLDHNAVIGPHPEVSNLYFINGFSGHGLQQAPAAGRAVAEWLVHGRSISLDLDVFGYERIMAGRPYRELNII
- a CDS encoding CoA ester lyase; this translates as MHSDIRPRRSVLFMPGSNARALEKARTLPADAIVIDLEDAVAPDAKAGARTQAVEAIKAGGFGPREVVLRANAPDTPWFEADLAAAAEARVDAVAVPKISDPETLLVIGRRLDALGAPRSVKVWAMIETPLAVLRADRIALAARDPVTRFAVLMMGTNDLSKETGARIVPGRAPMLSWLSTCVLAAKAAGIGILDAVWNDFRDLDGFAAECAQAADLGFDGKTLIHPSQIAPANAAFTPPAGEVDEARRVIELFARPENAGIGVLQVEGRMYERMHADIARKTVALADAIAARS
- a CDS encoding DUF1737 domain-containing protein, which gives rise to MKLYRYLTGPDDVAFCRRVSAALNRGWQLQGAPTLTFDPVKGRVICGQAITKEVEGEWSEDVVLSDH